In the Danio rerio strain Tuebingen ecotype United States chromosome 8, GRCz12tu, whole genome shotgun sequence genome, one interval contains:
- the traf3ip3 gene encoding TRAF3-interacting JNK-activating modulator isoform X2, protein MESAPENKRSPIANYEYKVEQRAMKHREISHRNNTTTCRSPTRDLDTRQMKNELHLKRQSEFFKRRPVDHGTCSLLSPVPRRRYPRETLHATQHMTHTLTSIRRPLITSQNVKLQRDGITLAKQNEENELRSDVWEIPGLSSVQLRGKVKKERVLLKDITQLSNFQKTLQTASIQTESGFVTVKEADVNQLTDYLEEALQREEALKKKLSNLQKSAATLLHSTELLWKTRCDEDVLKSKIKALEAQLQVCIKKIPQDGVKRIVLKMEKQREEYEKKALKAIHRAENEKAEAQSRSEYLQGALQTSQSESQHWQRLCEELRESSSQMKKRQDESTDQMLQLQGHLERSVGQEEMLRKQSESLEQERVELHSCISELQEENLTLREYLQELTGNNHEGWNSSTETHEEVSVLDQLLRTDNSPARHLRDAEHRLRAKEKECMELQADLEALEQECYGYQSRLTQCREEMNSMATRQKKRRSGCCRSWLCMCVLLLILMAMVLAVLWFYHPPIREQLRHLYSELEERLEDYLILTASTRNRFCFRPV, encoded by the exons ATGGAAAGTGCTCCTGAAAACAAAAGGTCACCAATAGCAAATTACGAGTATAAAGTGGAGCAACGTGCCATGAAGCACAGAGAAATCAGCCACCGGAATAACACAACGACATGTCGCAGTCCCACCAGAGATCTGGACACAAGGCAGATGAAAAATGAACTGCATCTCAAAAGACAGTCTGAGTTCTTCAAAAGAAGACCTGTGGACCATGGTACATGCTCACTGTTATCTCCAGTGCCAAGGCGCAGATACCCAAGGGAAACCCTGCATGCCACACAGCATATGACGCACACCTTAACGTCAATCAGACGGCCCTTGATAACAAGTCAAAATGTAAAGCTTCAGAGAGATGGCATAACCTTGGCAAAGCAG AATGAGGAAAATGAGCTGAGATCAGATGTATGGGAAATTCCGGGCCTCAGTTCTGTTCAGCTTCGGGGGAAAGTGAAAAAGGAGCGAG TTCTCCTTAAAGACATTACTCAGCTCTCAAACTTCCAGAAGACATTACAGACGGCCAGCATTCAGACTGA GTCTGGATTCGTTACCGTCAAAGAAGCG gaTGTTAACCAGTTGACTGACTACTTAGAG GAGGCCTTACAAAGAGAGGAGGCTCTTAAAAAGAAGCTCTCCAACCTCCAGAAGAGTGCCGCTACATTACTGCACTCTACAGAGCTCCTCTGGAAG ACACGCTGTGATGAGGACGTGTTGAAGAGTAAGATTAAAGCTCTTGAGGCTCAACTGCAGGTCTGCATCAAG AAGATTCCTCAGGATGGAGTGAAAAGGATAGTGCTGAAGATGGAAAAACAGAGGGAGGAGTATGAAAAGAAGGCTCTGAAGGCTATTCATAGGGCAGAGAATGAGAAGGCAGAAGCTCAGAGCAGGTCGGAGTACCTACAG GGGGCGCTGCAGACATCACAGTCAGAGTCTCAGCACTGGCAGAGGCTGTGTGAGGAGCTGAGAGAGAGCTCCAGTCAGATGAAAAAGAGACAAGATGAGAGCACTGATCAAATGCTGCAGCTGCAGGGACATTTAGAG CGTTCTGTGGGCCAGGAGGAGATGCTGAGGAAACAGAGCGAATCTCTTGAGCAGGAACGAGTAGAGCTTCATTCCTGCATCTCAGAGCTGCAGGAGGAAAACCTCACACTGAGAGAGTATCTACAGGAGCTTACAG GAAACAACCATGAGGGGTGGAACAGTAGCACAGAAACACACGAAGAAGTTTCAGTATTGGACCAGCTCTTGCGAACAGATAACAGCCCAGCAAGACATCTGAGAGATGCAGAACACAGACTCAGAGCTAAAGAAAAAGAG TGTATGGAGCTGCAGGCAGATCTTGAGGCTTTGGAGCAGGAGTGTTACGGCTATCAATCTAGACTGACCCAATGCAGAGAAGAAATGAACTCAATGGCCACACGCCAGAAGAAGAGAAGG AGTGGATGTTGTAGGTCgtggctgtgtatgtgtgtgctcttACTGATCCTGATGGCCATGGTGTTGGCGGTGCTTTGGTTTTATCATCCGCCTATAAGAGAACAGCTCCGCCATCTTTACTCTGAGCTGGAGGAACGTTTGGAGGACTACCTTATACTGACAGCATCCACTCGCAACAGATTCTGCTTTAGACCTGTGTGA
- the traf3ip3 gene encoding TRAF3-interacting JNK-activating modulator isoform X1 — MESAPENKRSPIANYEYKVEQRAMKHREISHRNNTTTCRSPTRDLDTRQMKNELHLKRQSEFFKRRPVDHGTCSLLSPVPRRRYPRETLHATQHMTHTLTSIRRPLITSQNVKLQRDGITLAKQVSTSFKNEENELRSDVWEIPGLSSVQLRGKVKKERVLLKDITQLSNFQKTLQTASIQTESGFVTVKEADVNQLTDYLEEALQREEALKKKLSNLQKSAATLLHSTELLWKTRCDEDVLKSKIKALEAQLQVCIKKIPQDGVKRIVLKMEKQREEYEKKALKAIHRAENEKAEAQSRSEYLQGALQTSQSESQHWQRLCEELRESSSQMKKRQDESTDQMLQLQGHLERSVGQEEMLRKQSESLEQERVELHSCISELQEENLTLREYLQELTGNNHEGWNSSTETHEEVSVLDQLLRTDNSPARHLRDAEHRLRAKEKECMELQADLEALEQECYGYQSRLTQCREEMNSMATRQKKRRSGCCRSWLCMCVLLLILMAMVLAVLWFYHPPIREQLRHLYSELEERLEDYLILTASTRNRFCFRPV; from the exons ATGGAAAGTGCTCCTGAAAACAAAAGGTCACCAATAGCAAATTACGAGTATAAAGTGGAGCAACGTGCCATGAAGCACAGAGAAATCAGCCACCGGAATAACACAACGACATGTCGCAGTCCCACCAGAGATCTGGACACAAGGCAGATGAAAAATGAACTGCATCTCAAAAGACAGTCTGAGTTCTTCAAAAGAAGACCTGTGGACCATGGTACATGCTCACTGTTATCTCCAGTGCCAAGGCGCAGATACCCAAGGGAAACCCTGCATGCCACACAGCATATGACGCACACCTTAACGTCAATCAGACGGCCCTTGATAACAAGTCAAAATGTAAAGCTTCAGAGAGATGGCATAACCTTGGCAAAGCAG GTCTCTACATCTTTCAAGAATGAGGAAAATGAGCTGAGATCAGATGTATGGGAAATTCCGGGCCTCAGTTCTGTTCAGCTTCGGGGGAAAGTGAAAAAGGAGCGAG TTCTCCTTAAAGACATTACTCAGCTCTCAAACTTCCAGAAGACATTACAGACGGCCAGCATTCAGACTGA GTCTGGATTCGTTACCGTCAAAGAAGCG gaTGTTAACCAGTTGACTGACTACTTAGAG GAGGCCTTACAAAGAGAGGAGGCTCTTAAAAAGAAGCTCTCCAACCTCCAGAAGAGTGCCGCTACATTACTGCACTCTACAGAGCTCCTCTGGAAG ACACGCTGTGATGAGGACGTGTTGAAGAGTAAGATTAAAGCTCTTGAGGCTCAACTGCAGGTCTGCATCAAG AAGATTCCTCAGGATGGAGTGAAAAGGATAGTGCTGAAGATGGAAAAACAGAGGGAGGAGTATGAAAAGAAGGCTCTGAAGGCTATTCATAGGGCAGAGAATGAGAAGGCAGAAGCTCAGAGCAGGTCGGAGTACCTACAG GGGGCGCTGCAGACATCACAGTCAGAGTCTCAGCACTGGCAGAGGCTGTGTGAGGAGCTGAGAGAGAGCTCCAGTCAGATGAAAAAGAGACAAGATGAGAGCACTGATCAAATGCTGCAGCTGCAGGGACATTTAGAG CGTTCTGTGGGCCAGGAGGAGATGCTGAGGAAACAGAGCGAATCTCTTGAGCAGGAACGAGTAGAGCTTCATTCCTGCATCTCAGAGCTGCAGGAGGAAAACCTCACACTGAGAGAGTATCTACAGGAGCTTACAG GAAACAACCATGAGGGGTGGAACAGTAGCACAGAAACACACGAAGAAGTTTCAGTATTGGACCAGCTCTTGCGAACAGATAACAGCCCAGCAAGACATCTGAGAGATGCAGAACACAGACTCAGAGCTAAAGAAAAAGAG TGTATGGAGCTGCAGGCAGATCTTGAGGCTTTGGAGCAGGAGTGTTACGGCTATCAATCTAGACTGACCCAATGCAGAGAAGAAATGAACTCAATGGCCACACGCCAGAAGAAGAGAAGG AGTGGATGTTGTAGGTCgtggctgtgtatgtgtgtgctcttACTGATCCTGATGGCCATGGTGTTGGCGGTGCTTTGGTTTTATCATCCGCCTATAAGAGAACAGCTCCGCCATCTTTACTCTGAGCTGGAGGAACGTTTGGAGGACTACCTTATACTGACAGCATCCACTCGCAACAGATTCTGCTTTAGACCTGTGTGA
- the dnase1l1l gene encoding deoxyribonuclease I-like 1-like precursor produces the protein MRPPLLLCFIGLCLWTCVISLKICAFNIQSYGEAKASNTRVMEILTKIISRCDLSLIQEVRDSRGEAISALLMSLNRFDKSHIYAHLESKRLGKKTYKEQYVYIYRKDMLQVQEQYEHPEVNESASEVFSREPFIILVHSPTTLVKNFVLIGQHTSPKSAMKEMDSLYEVFQTVKKKWKTENVMFLGDLNAACNYVTNKGLRNVRLRSDPKFHWLIRDEQDTTVREKTRCAYDRIIIHGKELISGIVPESAQPFNFKQEFNLSEEEALEVSDHFPVEVDLKANHRYLLRHEL, from the exons ATGAGGCCGCCTCTTCTGCTGTGTTTTATTGGACTGTGTTTGTGGACTTGTGTAATTTCCCTGAAGATCTGCGCCTTCAACATCCAAAGCTATGGAGAAGCAAAGGCCAGCAATACTAGAGTTATGGAGATTTTGACAAAG ATTATTTCTCGCtgtgacctgagtttgattcaaGAGGTTCGAGATTCTAGAGGAGAAGCCATTTCTGCACTGTTGATGAGTCTGAACAG ATTCGACAAATCTCATATTTATGCCCATTTAGAGAGTAAAAGATTGGGGAAGAAAACATACAAAGAGCAGTATGTGTATatttacag aaaagacatgctacaggtgcAAGAGCAATACGAGCACCCAGAGGTCAATGAAAGTGCATCAGAAGTCTTTTCCAGAGAGCCCTTCATCATACTGGTCCACTCTCCAACAACCT TGGTGAAGAATTTTGTCCTGATTGGTCAGCACACCTCTCCTAAGAGTGCAATGAAAGAAATGGATTCACTGTACGAGGTCTTTCAAACCGTCAAGAAGAAATGGAAAACTGAG AATGTGATGTTTCTGGGAGACTTAAATGCCGCCTGCAACTACGTCACTAATAAAGGACTGAGAAATGTGCGTCTCAGGAGTGACCCAAAGTTCCACTGGTTGATCAGAGACGAACAAGACACTACAGTGCGTGAAAAAACACGCTGCGCTTATGACAG GATTATTATTCATGGAAAAGAGCTCATTTCTGGGATAGTTCCGGAATCCGCTCAACCGTTCAACTTCAAACAGGAATTTAATCTCTCTGAGGAAGAG GCTTTGGAAGTCAGTGACCACTTTCCAGTAGAAGTGGATTTAAAAGCAAACCATCGCTACCTCCTGCGCCATGAACTGTAA
- the si:dkey-183p4.10 gene encoding uncharacterized protein si:dkey-183p4.10 isoform X1 — MDQNIADFLTDAFPEPNFEHLHFDDDTAMAHSVDVSQDMPDMEDNEYSNKESSESDSEVDDDTTAENNINTSQNAPDMEDDNNSNQTSSESDYEVDFESKNSDRLHSDDDTTAANNINTPQNEADIENDNNSDQESSESDSEVDFESKNIERLHCDDETTTEHSINTPQNAADMQDNEKNNREYSGTEFDLDLECKNREEEIKNCPENNSDFSLDEQNMKPGSTLGGSLDDNNSDENKTPTQDQQLSLHDEESREDGFEDIHQAENDNMQKMALQKEPLLDLDTMRSHKKSTSHLLSHQMVDESENESSTSEEDTVELKSTKDDNKLYCLGSTLQDWPVESIEVQSGDELKEFTEDDLEREEEGLAEYPSDLSRSDSGDSGEGQTMDTKLDDGLGWSGEMKMEELTMSYQAVTLRKDAEDVSVDHADVPTCVKNEDLNETTTSRKSDDTLFRIKQVSFRDDHYSSEISIAGESPDFEIAANVQSKSSASYKNVQPEYDGDISCDGDYCKIQDEKPDLPFQTEKNKPTLLKQDHTFIEDFSTDVELKVGDVLVTDSEKCDVSSSSIHPGSKKGGLPERHSTETCSSKLYSSEACKSKDNSEDITVLLPGTFWSVMDEDNLKFDEYDWDINGEEALCDEEDSLLEDLENEGEGSERDWEKEKERIKAFNKYYNTVEGEENKDRTPLVTFCLEPKYSLYEEESDSSEEDLNTKCCMYEQHPSESSLFQDQSNNDNSRQASDTLENISALLRDEDNVMFDEYDYGIGEEEFYKTNSSKTILDDEDDFLEKLKIEIEREMQQERTEALNKFYEESGQEKHKVTDRSQKGLYGLHQDSQNEEDNESSEQESYTEEDTSRALKIKDQSDSDEPHERRLYTGRPKVLLKGLQRADKQLKEPRKRNKCVFLLRSVFALSLVTVVGLLSYSWATDNMDLLNTHVSSVFNMIQNRQ; from the exons atggaCCAAAACATTGCAGATTTTCTGACTGATGCATTCCCAG agcCAAACTTTGAGCATCTACATTTTGATGACGACACTGCAATGGCACACAGTGTTGATGTATCTCAAGATATGCCAGATATGGAGGACAACGAGTACAGTAACAAAGAATCCAGTGAAAGTGATTCTGAAGTAGATGACGACACCACAGCAGAAAACAATATAAACACATCTCAAAATGCACCAGATATGGAGGACGACAACAACAGTAACCAAACATCCAGTGAATCTGACTATGAAGTAGATTTTGAGAGTAAAAATAGTGATCGTTTGCACTCTGATGATGACACCACAGCAGCAAACAATATAAATACACCTCAAAATGAGGCAGATATAGAGAACGACAACAACAGTGACCAAGAATCCAGTGAATCGGACTCTGAAGTAGATTTTGAGAGTAAAAATATTGAACGTTTGCACTGTGATGATGAAACCACAACAGAACACAGCATAAACACACCTCAAAATGCAGCAGATATGCAGgacaatgaaaaaaataacagagAGTACAgtggaactgagtttgacttAGATTTGGAGTGTAAAAATAGAGAAGAGGAAATTAAAAACTGTCCAGAGAACAATAGCGACTTCTCATTAGATGAACAAAACATGAAGCCAGGATCTACGCTTGGTGGTTCATTGGATGACAACAATTCAGATGAAAATAAGACACCGACCCAAGATCAGCAATTAAGCTTGCATGATGAGGAAAGTAGAGAGGATGGATTCGAAGATATCCATCAAGCTGAAAATGACAATATGCAGAAAATGGCCCTTCAAAAAGAGCCTCTACTTGATTTGGATACAATGAGGTCTCACAAGAAGTCCACTTCCCATCTGTTGTCCCACCAGATGGTGGATGAATCTGAAAATGAGAGCTCAACATCAGAAGAGGACACGGTGGAGCTGAAGAGCACAAAGGATGATAATAAACTCTACTGTCTTGGCTCAACATTGCAAGACTGGCCTGTAGAATCAATAGAGGTCCAGTCTGGGGATGAATTGAAAGAGTTTACAGAAGACGATCTTGAGAGAGAAGAGGAAGGCTTAGCAGAATATCCCTCTGATCTGTCTCGAAGTGATAGTGGAGACAGTGGTGAAGGTCAAACCATGGACACCAAGCTAGACGATGGCTTAGGTTGGTCAGGTGAGATGAAGATGGAAGAACTGACCATGAGTTACCAAGCTGTAACTTTAAGAAAAGATGCTGAAGACGTAAGTGTGGATCATGCAGACGTGCCTACATGTGTCAAGAATGAGGATCTGAATGAGACGACCACATCTAGGAAATCTGATGACACTTTATTCCGGATAAAGCAGGTCAGTTTTAGAGATGACCATTATAGCAGTGAGATTTCGATTGCTGGGGAAAGTCCTGATTTTGAGATCGCTGCAAATGTCCAATCTAAATCCAGTGCTTCCTACAAGAACGTGCAGCCCGAATATGATGGCGATATCAGCTGCGATGGTGACTACTGCAAAATCCAAGACGAAAAACCTGATTTGCCATTCCAAACAGAGAAAAACAAGCCAACTCTCCTGAAACAAGATCACACCTTCATTGAGGATTTTTCAACAGATGTTGAGCTTAAAGTAGGGGATGTTCTAGTCACAGATTCAGAGAAATGTGATGTAAGTTCCTCAAGCATTCATCCAGGATCTAAAAAGGGAGGTTTACCTGAGAGACATTCAACTGAAACCTGCAGTAGTAAGTTATATTCATCAGAGGCCTGCAAATCAAAAGATAACAGTGAAGACATCACCGTTTTGTTACCTGGAACATTTTGGTCTGTGATGGATGAGGACAACCTGAAGTTTGATGAATATGACTGGGATATTAATGGGGAAGAAGCTCTCTGTGATGAAGAGGACAGTCTCCTGGAAGATCTGGAGAATGAAGGAGAGGGGTCCGAAAGAGACTGggagaaagaaaaggaaagaatTAAAGCATTTAACAAATACTACAACACTGTTGAAGGCGAGGAAAACAAAG ATCGAACCCCACTAGTGACATTTTGTTTGGAGCCAAAATACTCTCTGTATGAGGAGGAAAGTGACAG CAGTGAAGAGGATCTTAACACAAAATGTTGCATGTATGAGCAGCATCCTTCAGAATCGAGTTTATTCCAAGACCAAAGCAACAACGACAACAGCAGACAAGCTTCAGACACTTTAGAAAATATTAGTGCACTTCTGAGGGATGAGGACAATGTAATGTTTGACGAATACGATTACGGTATTGGCGAAGAAGAGTTTTATAAAACAAACTCAAGTAAGACGATCCttgatgatgaggatgatttCTTGGAGAAGTTGAAAATCGAAATAGAGAGAGAAATGCAACAAGAAAGAACTGAAGCATTAAACAAATTCTATGAAGAGTCTGGTCAAGAAAAACACAAAG TAACAGACAGAAGTCAGAAAGGTCTGTATGGGCTGCATCAAGATTCTCAAAACGAGGAAGATAATGAGAG CAGTGAACAGGAATCATACACAGAAGAGGATACTTCCAGAGCTCTAAAGATAAAG GACCAAAGTGATTCTGATGAACCACACGAGAGACGCTTGTACACAGGAAGGCCCAAAGTCTTACTTAAAGGCTTACAAAGGGCAGACAAGCAGCTGAAGGAACCGCGCAAGAGaaataag TGTGTTTTCCTGCTGCGGTCAGTGTTCGCATTGAGTCTTGTGACTGTGGTGGGGCTGCTGTCTTACTCCTGGGCAACAGACAACATGGACTTACTGAATACACATGTATCTTCCGTATTCAACATGATTCAAAACAGACAATAA
- the si:dkey-183p4.10 gene encoding uncharacterized protein si:dkey-183p4.10 isoform X2, with amino-acid sequence MDQNIADFLTDAFPEPNFEHLHFDDDTAMAHSVDVSQDMPDMEDNEYSNKESSESDSEVDDDTTAENNINTSQNAPDMEDDNNSNQTSSESDYEVDFESKNSDRLHSDDDTTAANNINTPQNEADIENDNNSDQESSESDSEVDFESKNIERLHCDDETTTEHSINTPQNAADMQDNEKNNREYSGTEFDLDLECKNREEEIKNCPENNSDFSLDEQNMKPGSTLGGSLDDNNSDENKTPTQDQQLSLHDEESREDGFEDIHQAENDNMQKMALQKEPLLDLDTMRSHKKSTSHLLSHQMVDESENESSTSEEDTVELKSTKDDNKLYCLGSTLQDWPVESIEVQSGDELKEFTEDDLEREEEGLAEYPSDLSRSDSGDSGEGQTMDTKLDDGLGWSGEMKMEELTMSYQAVTLRKDAEDVSVDHADVPTCVKNEDLNETTTSRKSDDTLFRIKQVSFRDDHYSSEISIAGESPDFEIAANVQSKSSASYKNVQPEYDGDISCDGDYCKIQDEKPDLPFQTEKNKPTLLKQDHTFIEDFSTDVELKVGDVLVTDSEKCDVSSSSIHPGSKKGGLPERHSTETCSSKLYSSEACKSKDNSEDITVLLPGTFWSVMDEDNLKFDEYDWDINGEEALCDEEDSLLEDLENEGEGSERDWEKEKERIKAFNKYYNTVEGEENKDRTPLVTFCLEPKYSLYEEESDSEEDLNTKCCMYEQHPSESSLFQDQSNNDNSRQASDTLENISALLRDEDNVMFDEYDYGIGEEEFYKTNSSKTILDDEDDFLEKLKIEIEREMQQERTEALNKFYEESGQEKHKVTDRSQKGLYGLHQDSQNEEDNESSEQESYTEEDTSRALKIKDQSDSDEPHERRLYTGRPKVLLKGLQRADKQLKEPRKRNKCVFLLRSVFALSLVTVVGLLSYSWATDNMDLLNTHVSSVFNMIQNRQ; translated from the exons atggaCCAAAACATTGCAGATTTTCTGACTGATGCATTCCCAG agcCAAACTTTGAGCATCTACATTTTGATGACGACACTGCAATGGCACACAGTGTTGATGTATCTCAAGATATGCCAGATATGGAGGACAACGAGTACAGTAACAAAGAATCCAGTGAAAGTGATTCTGAAGTAGATGACGACACCACAGCAGAAAACAATATAAACACATCTCAAAATGCACCAGATATGGAGGACGACAACAACAGTAACCAAACATCCAGTGAATCTGACTATGAAGTAGATTTTGAGAGTAAAAATAGTGATCGTTTGCACTCTGATGATGACACCACAGCAGCAAACAATATAAATACACCTCAAAATGAGGCAGATATAGAGAACGACAACAACAGTGACCAAGAATCCAGTGAATCGGACTCTGAAGTAGATTTTGAGAGTAAAAATATTGAACGTTTGCACTGTGATGATGAAACCACAACAGAACACAGCATAAACACACCTCAAAATGCAGCAGATATGCAGgacaatgaaaaaaataacagagAGTACAgtggaactgagtttgacttAGATTTGGAGTGTAAAAATAGAGAAGAGGAAATTAAAAACTGTCCAGAGAACAATAGCGACTTCTCATTAGATGAACAAAACATGAAGCCAGGATCTACGCTTGGTGGTTCATTGGATGACAACAATTCAGATGAAAATAAGACACCGACCCAAGATCAGCAATTAAGCTTGCATGATGAGGAAAGTAGAGAGGATGGATTCGAAGATATCCATCAAGCTGAAAATGACAATATGCAGAAAATGGCCCTTCAAAAAGAGCCTCTACTTGATTTGGATACAATGAGGTCTCACAAGAAGTCCACTTCCCATCTGTTGTCCCACCAGATGGTGGATGAATCTGAAAATGAGAGCTCAACATCAGAAGAGGACACGGTGGAGCTGAAGAGCACAAAGGATGATAATAAACTCTACTGTCTTGGCTCAACATTGCAAGACTGGCCTGTAGAATCAATAGAGGTCCAGTCTGGGGATGAATTGAAAGAGTTTACAGAAGACGATCTTGAGAGAGAAGAGGAAGGCTTAGCAGAATATCCCTCTGATCTGTCTCGAAGTGATAGTGGAGACAGTGGTGAAGGTCAAACCATGGACACCAAGCTAGACGATGGCTTAGGTTGGTCAGGTGAGATGAAGATGGAAGAACTGACCATGAGTTACCAAGCTGTAACTTTAAGAAAAGATGCTGAAGACGTAAGTGTGGATCATGCAGACGTGCCTACATGTGTCAAGAATGAGGATCTGAATGAGACGACCACATCTAGGAAATCTGATGACACTTTATTCCGGATAAAGCAGGTCAGTTTTAGAGATGACCATTATAGCAGTGAGATTTCGATTGCTGGGGAAAGTCCTGATTTTGAGATCGCTGCAAATGTCCAATCTAAATCCAGTGCTTCCTACAAGAACGTGCAGCCCGAATATGATGGCGATATCAGCTGCGATGGTGACTACTGCAAAATCCAAGACGAAAAACCTGATTTGCCATTCCAAACAGAGAAAAACAAGCCAACTCTCCTGAAACAAGATCACACCTTCATTGAGGATTTTTCAACAGATGTTGAGCTTAAAGTAGGGGATGTTCTAGTCACAGATTCAGAGAAATGTGATGTAAGTTCCTCAAGCATTCATCCAGGATCTAAAAAGGGAGGTTTACCTGAGAGACATTCAACTGAAACCTGCAGTAGTAAGTTATATTCATCAGAGGCCTGCAAATCAAAAGATAACAGTGAAGACATCACCGTTTTGTTACCTGGAACATTTTGGTCTGTGATGGATGAGGACAACCTGAAGTTTGATGAATATGACTGGGATATTAATGGGGAAGAAGCTCTCTGTGATGAAGAGGACAGTCTCCTGGAAGATCTGGAGAATGAAGGAGAGGGGTCCGAAAGAGACTGggagaaagaaaaggaaagaatTAAAGCATTTAACAAATACTACAACACTGTTGAAGGCGAGGAAAACAAAG ATCGAACCCCACTAGTGACATTTTGTTTGGAGCCAAAATACTCTCTGTATGAGGAGGAAAGTGACAG TGAAGAGGATCTTAACACAAAATGTTGCATGTATGAGCAGCATCCTTCAGAATCGAGTTTATTCCAAGACCAAAGCAACAACGACAACAGCAGACAAGCTTCAGACACTTTAGAAAATATTAGTGCACTTCTGAGGGATGAGGACAATGTAATGTTTGACGAATACGATTACGGTATTGGCGAAGAAGAGTTTTATAAAACAAACTCAAGTAAGACGATCCttgatgatgaggatgatttCTTGGAGAAGTTGAAAATCGAAATAGAGAGAGAAATGCAACAAGAAAGAACTGAAGCATTAAACAAATTCTATGAAGAGTCTGGTCAAGAAAAACACAAAG TAACAGACAGAAGTCAGAAAGGTCTGTATGGGCTGCATCAAGATTCTCAAAACGAGGAAGATAATGAGAG CAGTGAACAGGAATCATACACAGAAGAGGATACTTCCAGAGCTCTAAAGATAAAG GACCAAAGTGATTCTGATGAACCACACGAGAGACGCTTGTACACAGGAAGGCCCAAAGTCTTACTTAAAGGCTTACAAAGGGCAGACAAGCAGCTGAAGGAACCGCGCAAGAGaaataag TGTGTTTTCCTGCTGCGGTCAGTGTTCGCATTGAGTCTTGTGACTGTGGTGGGGCTGCTGTCTTACTCCTGGGCAACAGACAACATGGACTTACTGAATACACATGTATCTTCCGTATTCAACATGATTCAAAACAGACAATAA